In one Bacteroidota bacterium genomic region, the following are encoded:
- a CDS encoding flagellar protein: MAETVNGITVPFLPVGGVDGLKQKASVHLPVERSFEAIFQKELNEVKFSKHAQERLNERNIQLDQHDMSHLHNAIELAEKKGSHDSLVLLRDMAFIVSVKNRTVVTAMHGENMKANVFTNIDSAVIAG; the protein is encoded by the coding sequence ATGGCAGAAACAGTAAACGGTATCACTGTTCCGTTCCTGCCGGTAGGTGGGGTCGATGGACTGAAACAAAAGGCTTCGGTTCACCTTCCGGTAGAGCGATCGTTTGAAGCGATCTTTCAGAAGGAACTGAACGAAGTCAAGTTCTCGAAGCATGCACAGGAACGTCTGAACGAGCGCAATATCCAATTGGATCAACACGACATGTCTCATCTTCATAATGCCATCGAACTGGCGGAGAAGAAGGGTTCGCACGATTCTTTGGTGTTGTTGCGCGACATGGCGTTCATCGTCAGCGTGAAAAACAGAACGGTTGTAACGGCAATGCACGGCGAAAACATGAAGGCAAATGTTTTCACCAACATTGACAGTGCAGTAATAGCTGGATAG
- a CDS encoding flagellar hook capping protein: MPIYQATAVGPPQIGSSTVNKGAMGKDDFLRLLTNQLRFQDPMNPMKGADFAAQLAQFSSVEQLSNISASLEHSINANYVLTQAINNGLSAGFVGKEVRASGDTFTLAEAGDGLRSAKLGYSLGSSASSVTVKIKNERGEVVRTLQLSGTSKGDNSFTWDGLDDGGVDVPGGKYTFSIEAKDSANKSIDASTFFFGRVSSVRFTAEGTKFVINGQEVFLGNILEILEG, encoded by the coding sequence ATGCCAATCTACCAGGCGACAGCAGTCGGTCCGCCGCAAATTGGTTCATCGACTGTGAACAAAGGAGCGATGGGAAAGGATGACTTTCTCAGGCTTCTCACAAACCAACTTCGCTTTCAGGATCCGATGAACCCGATGAAGGGGGCGGATTTTGCGGCGCAGTTGGCGCAATTCAGCTCTGTCGAGCAGCTCAGCAACATCAGCGCCTCGCTGGAACATAGCATCAACGCCAACTATGTACTGACGCAGGCAATCAACAACGGGCTGTCGGCTGGATTTGTCGGGAAGGAAGTGCGTGCAAGCGGCGATACGTTTACTCTGGCTGAGGCGGGCGACGGACTTCGGAGCGCAAAGCTGGGCTATTCGCTCGGATCGTCAGCAAGTTCCGTTACCGTCAAGATCAAGAACGAACGGGGGGAAGTTGTTCGTACGTTGCAGCTTTCGGGCACAAGCAAGGGGGACAATTCATTCACGTGGGACGGGTTGGATGACGGAGGCGTTGACGTTCCCGGAGGCAAGTACACGTTTTCCATCGAAGCCAAAGATTCAGCAAACAAGAGCATAGATGCTTCCACGTTTTTCTTCGGGAGAGTCTCTTCAGTCCGGTTTACCGCTGAGGGGACAAAGTTCGTCATTAATGGTCAGGAAGTATTCCTCGGTAATATTCTTGAAATTCTGGAGGGATAA
- a CDS encoding flagellar hook protein FlgE yields MSLYTSLFSGVSGLRNHQVMLNVIGNNISNVNTIGYKSARTTFAEMFSQTRLSAFRPAGESGGINPQQIGLGASVGSVDTMFTQGNFEASGSATDLAIAGGGFFVVKQDGQKFYTRVGNFSFDAVGNMVLPGNGAILQGKLANPDGTIPPNASIQNLKLALDMKAPPKATTFAKLAGNLDSRAVQDTEVNSTIQIYDSLGNAHTIEIKFTKTANANEWTWEASIPTGGTPPDPMTIASGGSGIITFDSNGALLDFQYAGGATALTVDPNNGAGMGQRIDLTPGRVGEFSGITQTAQNSLVNMRDQDGYISGTLENIAVDKTGKIQGKFSNGTIITLGQIMLAEFNNPGGLSKIAEGMYSASGNSGEPILLIAGEGSNSTINGGALEQSNVDLAEEFTRMIVAQRGYQSNARIITTTDEILQETVNLKR; encoded by the coding sequence ATGTCACTCTACACATCTCTTTTTTCGGGCGTGTCGGGCTTACGCAATCATCAGGTAATGCTCAACGTCATCGGAAACAACATTTCCAATGTTAACACCATCGGGTACAAATCGGCACGCACGACGTTTGCCGAGATGTTCTCGCAAACGCGGCTTAGCGCTTTTCGCCCAGCGGGTGAAAGCGGCGGTATCAACCCGCAGCAGATTGGCCTCGGCGCCTCGGTTGGTTCGGTGGATACGATGTTTACGCAGGGAAATTTTGAAGCGTCAGGCTCCGCAACCGATCTTGCTATTGCCGGCGGGGGATTCTTTGTTGTAAAGCAAGATGGACAGAAGTTCTACACGCGGGTTGGCAACTTCTCGTTTGATGCCGTCGGCAATATGGTATTGCCAGGCAACGGAGCAATTCTTCAGGGAAAACTGGCGAACCCCGACGGAACCATTCCACCGAATGCATCCATTCAGAATCTGAAACTTGCGCTCGATATGAAAGCGCCGCCCAAGGCTACAACGTTTGCGAAGCTGGCCGGAAACCTCGACAGCCGCGCTGTGCAAGATACCGAGGTGAATTCAACGATCCAGATATATGATTCTCTTGGCAATGCACACACCATCGAGATCAAATTCACCAAAACAGCCAACGCGAACGAATGGACTTGGGAAGCTTCGATTCCAACGGGCGGAACGCCGCCCGATCCCATGACGATTGCGAGTGGCGGCTCGGGCATTATCACGTTTGACAGCAATGGAGCATTGCTTGACTTCCAGTATGCCGGTGGTGCAACAGCGTTGACGGTTGACCCGAACAACGGCGCCGGCATGGGCCAACGAATCGATCTTACGCCCGGCAGGGTGGGAGAGTTTTCCGGCATTACACAAACAGCGCAGAATTCCCTTGTCAATATGCGCGATCAGGACGGGTACATATCCGGGACGCTGGAGAATATTGCCGTTGATAAGACAGGCAAGATTCAAGGGAAGTTCTCGAACGGAACCATCATCACTCTTGGACAGATCATGCTGGCTGAGTTCAACAACCCGGGTGGGTTAAGCAAGATAGCCGAGGGCATGTACAGCGCGTCCGGAAATTCCGGTGAACCGATTCTCCTCATTGCGGGTGAAGGGTCCAACTCCACTATCAACGGCGGCGCACTCGAGCAGTCAAATGTTGATCTCGCAGAGGAATTCACCAGGATGATCGTCGCGCAACGCGGATACCAATCAA